A genomic window from Mobula hypostoma chromosome X1, sMobHyp1.1, whole genome shotgun sequence includes:
- the LOC134340112 gene encoding gap junction delta-3 protein-like codes for MGEWSFLSDWLDSIKSHAPMLGRIWLLLMMIFRVLVLATVGSDIFEDEQEEFACNTLQPGCKQVCYNKAFPISPFRFWVFHIVFLSVPSLLFVVYAVHQSSKDEEKQERVGLIQRREAPVKGVPRIQKCYIIHVILRLMAEVALVVCQYFLFGFIIEPQFLCTGFPCPHTVDCFVSRPMEKTVFVVFYFIVSILSAIISLVELAHIIKKMLSQQQLKDLEEQNQSTRNYVKDKDAESVQLLDKMVMVNLSSNHSDVDSTHKNKSLGSSNSGRSSQSSAKKPSLNI; via the coding sequence ATGGGAGAATGGAGCTTTCTGAGCGACTGGCTGGACTCGATCAAAAGCCATGCACCCATGCTGGGTCGTATCTGGCTCCTGCTCATGATGATCTTCCGCGTTCTCGTCCTGGCCACAGTAGGGAGTGACATCTTTGAGGATGAGCAAGAAGAGTTTGCCTGCAACACACTACAACCCGGTTGCAAGCAAGTCTGCTACAACAAGGCGTTCCCCATCTCGCCTTTCAGATTCTGGGTCTTCCACATTGTGTTTCTGTCCGTGCCATCCTTGTTGTTTGTGGTTTACGCCGTCCACCAGTCCTCAAAGGACGAAGAGAAGCAAGAGCGAGTAGGCCTCATCCAAAGGCGAGAAGCACCTGTAAAAGGGGTGCCAAGAATACAGAAATGCTACATCATCCATGTCATACTGCGACTGATGGCTGAAGTGgctctggttgtttgtcagtatttcCTATTTGGCTTCATCATTGAGCCCCAGTTTCTGTGCACTGGTTTTCCCTGCCCACACACTGTGGATTGTTTTGTGTCTCGCCCAATGGAGAAGACCGTGTTTGTAGTGTTTTATTTTATAGTTAGTATCCTCTCTGCAATTATCAGCCTTGTTGAGCTGGCACACATAATTAAAAAGATGCTCAGCCAGCAGCAACTAAAAGACTTGGAGGAGCAGAACCAGTCAACTAGAAACTACGTGAAGGATAAGGATGCCGAATCAGTCCAGCTATTGGACAAGATGGTTATGGTGAACCTCAGCTCCAATCATTCTGACGTAGACTCTACTCACAAGAACAAGTCACTGGGCAGCAGCAACAGTGGAAGATCTTCACAGTCAAGTGCAAAGAAACCTTCCCTCAATATCTAA